Proteins co-encoded in one Ciconia boyciana unplaced genomic scaffold, ASM3463844v1 HiC_scaffold_41, whole genome shotgun sequence genomic window:
- the LOC140645907 gene encoding olfactory receptor 14J1-like has protein sequence MSNGSSMNYFLLLAFPDTRELQLLTFWLFLGIYLAALLGNGLIITAVACDHRLHTPTYFLLNLSLLDLGSISTTLPKAMANSLWGNRAISYLGCATQVFFFLFLIGGEYCLLTVMAYDRYVAICKPLHYGTLLGSRACVHMAAAAWGSGFLNSLLHTANTFSIPLCQGNALDQFFCEVPTILKLSCSQSYLREVGFILITACLMFGCFVFIVLSYVQIFRAVLRIPSEQGRHKAFSMCLPHLAVVSLFVSTAIFAYLSPPSISSPVLNLVVSFLYSVVPPAVNPLIYSMRNQELKDALWKLAQVTLFHQQ, from the coding sequence ATGTCCAATGGCAGCTCCATGAattatttcctcctcctggcattcCCAGACAcgcgggagctgcagctcttgaccttctggctcttcctgggcatctacctggctgccctcctgggcaacggCCTCATCATCACCGCTGTAGCCTGTGACCACCGCCTCCACACCCCCACGTACTTCCTCCTGAACCTCTCCCTCCTCgacctgggctccatctccaccactCTCCCCAAAGCCATGGCCAATTCCCTGTGGGGCAACAGGGCCATCTCCTACTTGGGATGTGCTACacaggtctttttctttctcttcttgatTGGAGGAGAGTATTGCCTTCTCACAGTCATGGCCTACGACCGCTAcgttgccatctgcaaacccctgcactacgggaccctcctgggcagcagagcttgtgtccacatggcagcagctgcctggggcagtgggtttcTCAATTCCCTCCTGCACACTGCCAATACATTTTCCATACCTctctgccaaggcaatgccctggaccagttcttctgtgaagtcCCCAcgatcctcaagctctcctgctcacaGTCCTACCTCAGGGAAGTTGGGTTTATTCTGATTACTGCCTGTTTAatgtttgggtgttttgttttcattgtgctgtcctATGTGCAGATTTTCAGGGCTGTTCTgaggatcccctctgagcagggacggcacaaagccttttccatgtgcctccctcacctggccGTGGTCTCCCTGTTTGTCAGCACTGCCATATTTGCCTACCTTAGTCCCCCCTCCATTTCCTCCCCAGTTCTAAATCTGGTGGTATCCTTTCTGTACTCAGTGGTGCCTCCAGCAGTgaaccccctcatctacagcatgaggaaccagGAGCTCAAGGATGCCCTATGGAAACTGGCCCAAGTGACTCTGTTTCACCAACAATAA
- the LOC140645917 gene encoding olfactory receptor 14C36-like, with product MSNGSSITKFLLLAFPDTWELQLLTFWLFMGIYLPTLLGNGLIITTIACDHRLHPPMYFFLLNLSLLELGSISTTLPKAMANSLWGNRAISYLGCAAQVFLFVFFISAEYFLLTVMAYDRYIAICKPLHYGSLLDSRACIKMAAAAWGSGFFYAFLHTANTFSLPLCQGNAVDQFFCELPQILKLSCSDACLREFRLLVFSTFAFLGCFVFIVVSYVQIFRAVLRIPSEQGQHKAFSTCLPHLAVVSLFLSTATFAYLKPPSISSPSLNLMVAGLYSVVPPAVNPLIYSMRNQELKEAVWKLMTECFPEAVECPSSSTYDS from the coding sequence ATGTCCAACGGCAGCTCCATCACCaagttcctcctcctggcattcCCAGACAcgtgggagctgcagctcttgacCTTCTGGCTCTTCATGGGCATCTACCTGCCTACCCTCCTGGGCAATGGCCTCATCATCACCACCATAGCCTGTGACCACCGCCTCCACccccccatgtacttcttcctgctcaacctctccctcctcgaactgggctccatctccaccaccCTCCCCAAAGCCATGGCCAATTCCCTGTGGGGCAACAGGGCCATCTCCTATTTGGGATGTGCTGCACAggtctttctgtttgtctttttcatttcagcagagtATTTTCTTCTCACCGTCATGGCCTACGACCGCTAcattgccatctgcaaacccctGCACTACGGGAGCCTCCTGGACAGCAGAGCTTGTATCaagatggcagcagctgcctggggcagtggttTCTTCTATGCTTTTCTGCACACtgccaatacattttcactaccactctgccaaggcaatgctgtggaccagttcttctgtgaacttccccagatcctcaagctctcctgctcagatGCCTGTCTCAGGGAGTTTAGACTTCTTGTGTTTAGTACTTTTGcctttttggggtgttttgttttcattgtggtgtcctatgtgcagatcttcagggctgtgctgaggatcccctctgagcaggggcagcacaaagccttttccacgtgcctccctcacctggctGTGGTCTCTCTGTTTTTGAGCACCGCCACGTTTGCCTACCTGAagcccccctccatctcctccccatccctgaaTCTAATGGTTGCTGGTCTGTACTCGGTGGTGCCTCCAGCAGTCaaccccctcatctacagcatgaggaaccagGAGCTCAAGGAAGCCGTGTGGAAACTGATGACTGAATGTTTTCCAGAAGCTGTAGAGTGTCCATCTTCTTCAACATATGACTCATAG